TCTACATTTTCCAAGATAGGTTTTAGCAAGTAAGGTTCCAGTTCAGGATACTTGAAAACTATGTCTTTTCTAATTTCTTGTATCTGCCAATCAGTTGTTTCGTAAAAGTTCTCTCCAAGTTTTCCGCTAATTGAGCGAGAGTCCACAGAATCCATTTTTGATTCGATATTATGAGGGAGCATACGGATGCTTCCTAGTGCCGCTGACAAGTCGTGAGCTCTCAATCCTGATTGATTCGAATGATCAAGCGCGGAAGACAGGTTTTCTTCGACTTTTCTCGCTATAGACAGTTCCCAGTTGTTGGAGATGCCTTGGATATCCATCATCAATGTGTCTCTGTTGATGTAAGAGATCGATCTTCTGCCTCTGACAAAGTGGCCGTAAATATTTTCCAAAGTATTGCTGCCATCCACTTGGTTCATTTTAGCCCATTCGTTGCCCCAAAAATATGAAGGATCGATATAATATGTCGATGATTCTTCGCTTTTTCGAGTGCCTGTAAAACCGAACGCGGCATCCCAAGACATTTCGTTTCTTGCGATGGTGCTGTCATTTAATTTATTGTTGTTCACCTCTTCGCGAATACTGGAAAGATATCCTTTTTCCGAAAATTCGTTGAAGTAGATCACAGCTCCCATGAGCTCTTTTTCCACAAGCTTGGCGTAGTTCATGCCATTGCCGTCAAGCAAAAGGCTGCTTCCCGAAGGCAAGCTAGTCAAGCCGGGCTTCCCGTTTTCTCCTTGTTGCTGCAAGGAAGAAATGCTTGCAAATCGCTTGATCATGAATTCCACAGTGTCTTGCGAAGCAGGGCTGGTTAGTTCCATAAGACTGGCTCCTACAGCAAGCTTTTCCTTGTAAATTCCAAGCAATACGCTTTCGGATAGCTCAGCGCCATCATGTCCTTTTTCCATTTCCTCGATCAGCCTCAAAGCTTGAGCGTTGACACTTTCAAATGAAGAAAGATCGGTGTCGTAGTTATAGGTTGTGTTGTCGTAGTTTTCTCCAGATGGAGGATATTCGTTGTCGTACTTGCAAGATGAAAGGACGCTCATAGCGGCAATGGCCAAAAAAGCAAAGTTACGCCTCATGTCTATATTGTTTTATTGATACTCAATTATAATTTGTTGGATCCAAATCTCAAATTTTGGTATCTAATTTCTATAATTTAAG
The Aureibacter tunicatorum DNA segment above includes these coding regions:
- a CDS encoding DUF4856 domain-containing protein is translated as MRRNFAFLAIAAMSVLSSCKYDNEYPPSGENYDNTTYNYDTDLSSFESVNAQALRLIEEMEKGHDGAELSESVLLGIYKEKLAVGASLMELTSPASQDTVEFMIKRFASISSLQQQGENGKPGLTSLPSGSSLLLDGNGMNYAKLVEKELMGAVIYFNEFSEKGYLSSIREEVNNNKLNDSTIARNEMSWDAAFGFTGTRKSEESSTYYIDPSYFWGNEWAKMNQVDGSNTLENIYGHFVRGRRSISYINRDTLMMDIQGISNNWELSIARKVEENLSSALDHSNQSGLRAHDLSAALGSIRMLPHNIESKMDSVDSRSISGKLGENFYETTDWQIQEIRKDIVFKYPELEPYLLKPILENVEEDQEASSR